Proteins co-encoded in one Stomoxys calcitrans chromosome 5, idStoCalc2.1, whole genome shotgun sequence genomic window:
- the LOC106087304 gene encoding protein DEK isoform X1 — protein MSDGEKDKSVENMEKENKSEESKATVDAADDKSIEKDKKATAEESDKSSTEKAAAASDEKIKNDTGAQNSDDCEKKDVEEKTDGAAESKKKAANEKEGSPTAGDEKKSNDIKKDKDSDADKNGNAEKKVSVDKEEKDEKDEKDEKDDEVEEAAEDDENVVALAEIDKINENINKTRVDGLQNLHAICFGSQGKNNVVKKNLRSFAGFEFEKDSAEYKKKFDSIKKLEMKALKSICEILSLERKGARDEIANRVLKFLMEPDESLCVEAPAEEEEIEEDDDGMEEDEPEPSEDEKRKSKSGGRSGGGSARSTSGRPRRATVGKKTSAYVDFSSSEEETARKVIPTKRRRNDDSESGSDYNPSGNSDSDAGKRKSVGAPRGAGRGRPARKARRKNSDSEEESEVSDAESDVPKRKRASTGSGKRGRPSAAGRGRGRASGANKSKPKRKDSESEEEEVSEDEEEEEMSELGSDQSVEEDKSKKNKKPVTPAKSPKANNKTPPKSAVRPKKAKKAVSEDDKDDSDEDEPLNKKGKASFPTDEQIRAYVKEILDKANLEEITMKTVCKQVYAKYPDFDLTDKKDFIKATVKALIAA, from the exons ATGTCGGACGGCGAAAAAGACAAATCCGTAGAAAATATG gaaaaagaaaataaaagcgaGGAATCAAAAGCAACAGTGGATGCTGCCGATGACAAATCAATCGAAAAAGATAAAAAGGCAACTGCTGAGGAAAGCGACAAATCCTCCACTGAAAAAGCGGCAGCGGCAAGTgacgaaaaaatcaaaaatgacaCCGGTGCACAAAATAGTGATGATTGTGAAAAGAAAGATGTAGAAG AAAAAACTGACGGTGCAGCCGAATCGAAGAAGAAGGCAGCAAATGAAAAAGAAGGTTCCCCAACTGCTGGcgatgaaaaaaaatcaaatgatattAAAAAAGATAAAGATAGCGATGCTGACAAGAACGGCAATGCGGAAAAAAAGGTATCAGTGGATAAGGAGGAAAAGGATGAGAAGGATGAGAAGGACGAGAAGGATGACGAAGTTGAAGAAGCAGCTGAGGATGATGAAAACGTTGTCGCACTAGCTGAAATCGATAAAATTAATGAGAATATTAACAAAACCAGAGTAGATGGTCTCCAGAATCTCCAtgcg atTTGTTTTGGTTCCCAAGGAAAAAATAATGTGGTAAAGAAAAATTTGCGCTCATTTGCCGGGTTTGAATTCGAAAAAGATTCTGCcgaatataaaaagaaattcgATTCGATTAAAAAACTAGAAATGAAAGccttaaaaagtatttgtgaaatcTTATCACTGGAACGCAAAG GAGCAAGAGATGAAATTGCAAACCGCGTTTTAAAATTTCTCATGGAGCCTGATGAATCTTTATGTGTAGAAGCACCCGCTGAGGAAGAGGAAATTGAAGAGGATGacgatggaatggaagaagatGAACCCGAACCAAGTGAAGATGAAAAACGCAAAAGCAAATCAGGTGGAAGGTCTGGTGGTGGTAGTGCACGTTCTACATCCGGACGTCCACGTAGGGCCACTGTAGGTAAAA AAACATCTGCATATGTGGACTTCTCTAGTTCAGAGGAAGAAACTGCTCGTAAAGTAATACCTACCAAACGTAGACGAAACGACGATTCTGAATCTGGTTCCGAT TACAACCCTTCTGGAAATTCTGATTCTGATGCTGGCAAACGTAAATCTGTTGGAGCTCCAAGAGGAGCAGGAAGAGGAAGACCTGCTCGCAAAGCTCGTCGAAAAAATTCAGATTCGGAAGAAGAATCAGAGGTTTCAGACGCCGAAAGCGAT gTTCCCAAGCGCAAGCGGGCATCAACTGGGTCCGGAAAACGTGGTCGTCCATCTGCAGCAGGTCGAGGACGAGGTCGTGCTAGCGGTGCTAATAAGTCCAAGCCAAAGCGCAAGGATTCGGAAAGCGAAGAGGAGGAAGTGTCTGAAgatgaggaagaagaagaaatgtCTGAATTGGGTAGTGATCAAAGTGTG GAAGAGGATAAAtcgaaaaagaacaaaaaacctGTAACACCTGCGAAAAGTCCAAAAGCCAATAACAAGACTCCTCCAAAAT CGGCAGTTCGTCCTAAAAAGGCTAAGAAAGCGGTATCGGAAGATGACAAAGATGATAGCGATGAGGATGAACCGCTAAATAAAAAGGGCAAAGCTTCATTCCCCACG GATGAACAAATTCGTGCTTACGTTAAAGAAATTCTAGATAAGGCCAATCTCGAAGAGATAACCATGAAAACTGTATGTAAGCAAGTCTATGCAAAATATCCAGATTTTGATCTTACCGATAAAAAGGACTTTATAAAAGCTACAGTCAAAGCG CTAATCGCTGCTTAA
- the LOC106087310 gene encoding integrator complex subunit 8: MDDPLKPKPIPLAAETVLWFEFLLDPELITKHLRKSNPDPTALELLTQFISMTPDNVVVQQFDLTSAEPTAIPGGPAGVVGTAPSNDCLRLTRKQIALKVLALKVATWLKWNLDVFEKNLSIPKQLFLLRDLCTISFGKCVGIPLTNEFQPTITPDGNEKAAKFALTFYHRWVLRLQILKDIAVKAARPTGMGNMFVPMEPMHQFFAPDILPQPSIDYLQDLCKSTEPFHVFAYETFKPPHPNEDQSVPQQFESLFQISPAELRTQIYYDLVNFYLYTKQYPLAREAVSECRRYLDLTKAEYEMIGKTSSQFVFCHVNEDELEGYLLACGLSAQSQTLTERFNMAQLIQYKDILEILKLDNRAREIPLVNRRIVELDIEGSISQGILKESRQLEMQVAALNVIRSIFEEGNIFASVEYFEKYSQMGCFTALADGIMDILPHATLSERNLLSQFVVNIIIKHQNKQWLQEAQQLNLFSSTEIKDLEQQIQEEELPQPALALLHEWKFTSKMPRIEIGSLERQLISCTNANTVRKLLVKLAATNPTKPLWTVNPSWEIATPIKSLLMSMQRGFLQDFAYVLLGKSRELTAKGDFIGAVSMLSVLKSETQRPELSNSSIISKLGKLVSWEILLIQITQSLDEWNHKTLDLQSLGNRCKQCLTSLQTNDNIIPRIEIIESCATMLLNLSDWNAVIMLDKRLPQLELVIAFAATFVDMEKMKGSKKICRDAWDLVLSMFLNTSKRGGSAGAGSGSGGGSSRNSPCLAVSTGLYPFLKRIRHQMLFNLAISMLGKIHNILKDDVNHDLNGEYMQLWPTSISNPIGYNIRSVCETLHWLLTEALKYYPQTIPWLKMKGDLELAIGNNEAAMRCYINALITGTDYCNVPLPRNIADDYIIRKMIRCSSNLGCHMQATVLCQFLEEIDYGIVFKNLTEKSANFTDAMDAYYNCIWDTTLLEFIINLHAKKGEHSRKLEAISVMGTLELNANNNEEIKREAASIRKSRFIRALAKQYLL, encoded by the exons ATGGATGATCCTCTTAAACCAAAGCCCATTCCCCTGGCGGCAGAGACTGTGTTATGGTTCGAATTTTTATTAGATCCAGAACTGATAACAAAACATCTGAGAAAATCCAATCCCG ATCCTACCGCTTTGGAATTACTTACTCAATTCATTTCTATGACCCCGGACAATGTGGTCGTTCAGCAATTCGATTTAACTAGTGCGGAACCCACCGCCATACCCGGTGGACCTGCTGGTGTTGTAGGTACTGCGCCCAGCAATGACTGCTTGCGTCTGACACGCAAACAAATCGCTTTAAAGGTGCTGGCCTTAAAAGTGGCCACTTGGCTTAAATGGAACCTGgatgttttcgagaaaaacctCTCTATACCCAAACAATTATTTTTGCTGCGAGATTTATGCACAATAAGTTTTGGAAAGTGCGTAGGAATACCACTGACGAATGAGTTCCAGCCTACAATAA CGCCAGATGGCAATGAAAAAGCTGCAAAATTTGCTCTGACATTTTACCATCGTTGGGTTTTGCGTTTACAGATTCTAAAGGATATCGCTGTAAAGGCTGCCAGACCCACAGGTATGGGAAATAT GTTTGTGCCCATGGAGCCAATGCATCAATTCTTTGCTCCCGACATCTTGCCACAGCCGAGTATTGATTACCTTCAGGATCTTTGCAAATCTACCGAGCCATTTCATGTTTTTGCCTACGAGACGTTTAAACCTCCTCACCCAAATGAAGATCAAAGCGTTCCACAGCAATTTGAAtccctgtttcaaatatcaCCAGCCGAACTGAGAACCCAAATCTATTATGATTTGGTCAATTTCTATCTTTATACCAAGCAATACCCTTTGGCACGCGAAGCGGTTAGTGAGTGCCGCCGCTATTTAGATTTAACCAAAGCTGAATATGAAATGATAGGCAAAACATCATCACAATTTGTATTTTGTCATGTAAATGAAGATGAGCTGGAAGGTTATCTGCTGGCCTGTGGCTTAAGCGCCCAATCGCAGACATTAACAGAACGTTTTAATATGGCTCAACTGATCCAGTACAAG GATATTCTCGAAATTCTTAAACTGGACAATCGAGCACGAGAAATTCCTTTGGTAAATAGGCGCATAGTAGAGCTGGACATAGAAGGATCCATTTCACAGGGAATTCTCAAGGAAAGCCGACAGTTGGAAATGCAAGTTGCTGCTTTGAATGTCATACGCAGCATATTCGAAGAGGGAAACATTTTTGCCAGCgtcgaatattttgaaaaatacagTCAAATGGGTTGTTTCACTGCTTTAGCTGAT ggcatTATGGATATTTTACCTCATGCCACACTAAGTGAACGCAATCTATTGAGCCAATTTGTTGTCAATATCATCATAAAACATCAAAATAAACAATGGCTACAAGAGGCCCAACAATTGAATTTGTTTTCGTCGACCGAAATCAAAGATTTGGAGCAACAAATCCAAGAAGAAGAATTGCCACAGCCGGCATTGGCTTTGTTACATGAATGGAAATTTACTTCGAAAATGCCCCGCATCGAGATCGGTTCCCTGGAGAGGCAATTAATTTCATGCACAAATGCCAATACG GTGCGAAAACTTTTGGTTAAATTGGCGGCCACCAATCCTACAAAGCCATTGTGGACAGTAAATCCAAGCTGGGAAATAGCTACACCAATTAAGTCATTATTAATGTCCATGCAAAGGGGGTTCCTGCAAGATTTTGCCTATGTTTTACTGGGGAAGTCGCGTGAATTGACCGCCAAAGGA GACTTTATAGGAGCAGTCTCAATGCTAAGTGTGTTAAAATCAGAAACACAAAGACCAGAACTTTCAAACTCTTCTATCATATCCAAGTTAGGAAAATTGGTCAGctgggaaattttgttgataCAAATCACTCAAAGCTTAGACGAATGGAATCACAAAACCTTGGATTTACAATCGCTGGGGAATCGTTGTAAACAATGTCTTACTTCATTGCAGACCAATGACAACATTATACCACGCATAGAA ATCATTGAAAGTTGTGCCACTATGTTATTAAATCTTAGCGACTGGAATGCTGTAATAATGCTGGACAAAAGACTGCCTCAGCTGGAGTTGGTAATAGCTTTTGCCGCAACTTTTGTGGACATGGAAAAGATGAAAGGTTCAAAGAAAATATGCCGAGACGCCTGGGATTTGGTTTTATCAATGTTTTTGAATACCTCAAAGAGGGGTGGTAGCGCCGGAGCTGGTTCCGGTTCGGGAGGAGGTAGTTCACGTAATTCTCCCTGTCTGGCTGTATCGACAGGACTTTATCCATTTTTGAAGCGTATAAGACACCAGatgctctttaatttggccattTCAATGCTGGGTAAAATCCATAATATACTTAAAGACGATGTCAATCATGATTTGAATGGAGAATACATGCAACTATGGCCCACTAGCATAAGCAA TCCCATTGGATATAACATAAGATCCGTTTGTGAGACACTTCACTGGTTGTTAACAGAAGCATTAAAATATTATCCTCAGACCATTCCATGGCTTAAAATGAAAGGTGATCTTGAATTAG CAATTGGTAATAATGAAGCAGCAATGCGTTGCTATATTAATGCCTTAATCACTGGCACCGATTATTGCAATGTACCTCTGCCACGAAATATAGCAGATGATTATATCATACGCAAAATGATAAGATGCTCTTCAAATCTGGGCTGTCACATGCAGGCAACGGTTTTATGTCAG TTTTTGGAAGAAATCGATTACGGCATCGTTTTCAAAAATCTTACTGAGAAGTCTGCAAATTTTACCGATGCTATGGATGCGTACTATAATTGTATATGGGACACCACACTTTTGGAGTTTATAATAAATCTACATGCCAAGAAGGGGGAACACAGCCGCAAATTAGAGGCG ATCTCGGTAATGGGCACTTTGGAATTGAATGCCAATAACAATGAGGAAATAAAACGTGAGGCCGCTTCCATTAGGAAATCTCGATTTATTCGGGCTTTGGCAAAACAGTATTTACTATAG
- the LOC106087304 gene encoding protein DEK isoform X3, producing MREKENKSEESKATVDAADDKSIEKDKKATAEESDKSSTEKAAAASDEKIKNDTGAQNSDDCEKKDVEEKTDGAAESKKKAANEKEGSPTAGDEKKSNDIKKDKDSDADKNGNAEKKVSVDKEEKDEKDEKDEKDDEVEEAAEDDENVVALAEIDKINENINKTRVDGLQNLHAICFGSQGKNNVVKKNLRSFAGFEFEKDSAEYKKKFDSIKKLEMKALKSICEILSLERKGARDEIANRVLKFLMEPDESLCVEAPAEEEEIEEDDDGMEEDEPEPSEDEKRKSKSGGRSGGGSARSTSGRPRRATVGKKTSAYVDFSSSEEETARKVIPTKRRRNDDSESGSDYNPSGNSDSDAGKRKSVGAPRGAGRGRPARKARRKNSDSEEESEVSDAESDVPKRKRASTGSGKRGRPSAAGRGRGRASGANKSKPKRKDSESEEEEVSEDEEEEEMSELGSDQSVEEDKSKKNKKPVTPAKSPKANNKTPPKSAVRPKKAKKAVSEDDKDDSDEDEPLNKKGKASFPTDEQIRAYVKEILDKANLEEITMKTVCKQVYAKYPDFDLTDKKDFIKATVKALIAA from the exons ATGCGT gaaaaagaaaataaaagcgaGGAATCAAAAGCAACAGTGGATGCTGCCGATGACAAATCAATCGAAAAAGATAAAAAGGCAACTGCTGAGGAAAGCGACAAATCCTCCACTGAAAAAGCGGCAGCGGCAAGTgacgaaaaaatcaaaaatgacaCCGGTGCACAAAATAGTGATGATTGTGAAAAGAAAGATGTAGAAG AAAAAACTGACGGTGCAGCCGAATCGAAGAAGAAGGCAGCAAATGAAAAAGAAGGTTCCCCAACTGCTGGcgatgaaaaaaaatcaaatgatattAAAAAAGATAAAGATAGCGATGCTGACAAGAACGGCAATGCGGAAAAAAAGGTATCAGTGGATAAGGAGGAAAAGGATGAGAAGGATGAGAAGGACGAGAAGGATGACGAAGTTGAAGAAGCAGCTGAGGATGATGAAAACGTTGTCGCACTAGCTGAAATCGATAAAATTAATGAGAATATTAACAAAACCAGAGTAGATGGTCTCCAGAATCTCCAtgcg atTTGTTTTGGTTCCCAAGGAAAAAATAATGTGGTAAAGAAAAATTTGCGCTCATTTGCCGGGTTTGAATTCGAAAAAGATTCTGCcgaatataaaaagaaattcgATTCGATTAAAAAACTAGAAATGAAAGccttaaaaagtatttgtgaaatcTTATCACTGGAACGCAAAG GAGCAAGAGATGAAATTGCAAACCGCGTTTTAAAATTTCTCATGGAGCCTGATGAATCTTTATGTGTAGAAGCACCCGCTGAGGAAGAGGAAATTGAAGAGGATGacgatggaatggaagaagatGAACCCGAACCAAGTGAAGATGAAAAACGCAAAAGCAAATCAGGTGGAAGGTCTGGTGGTGGTAGTGCACGTTCTACATCCGGACGTCCACGTAGGGCCACTGTAGGTAAAA AAACATCTGCATATGTGGACTTCTCTAGTTCAGAGGAAGAAACTGCTCGTAAAGTAATACCTACCAAACGTAGACGAAACGACGATTCTGAATCTGGTTCCGAT TACAACCCTTCTGGAAATTCTGATTCTGATGCTGGCAAACGTAAATCTGTTGGAGCTCCAAGAGGAGCAGGAAGAGGAAGACCTGCTCGCAAAGCTCGTCGAAAAAATTCAGATTCGGAAGAAGAATCAGAGGTTTCAGACGCCGAAAGCGAT gTTCCCAAGCGCAAGCGGGCATCAACTGGGTCCGGAAAACGTGGTCGTCCATCTGCAGCAGGTCGAGGACGAGGTCGTGCTAGCGGTGCTAATAAGTCCAAGCCAAAGCGCAAGGATTCGGAAAGCGAAGAGGAGGAAGTGTCTGAAgatgaggaagaagaagaaatgtCTGAATTGGGTAGTGATCAAAGTGTG GAAGAGGATAAAtcgaaaaagaacaaaaaacctGTAACACCTGCGAAAAGTCCAAAAGCCAATAACAAGACTCCTCCAAAAT CGGCAGTTCGTCCTAAAAAGGCTAAGAAAGCGGTATCGGAAGATGACAAAGATGATAGCGATGAGGATGAACCGCTAAATAAAAAGGGCAAAGCTTCATTCCCCACG GATGAACAAATTCGTGCTTACGTTAAAGAAATTCTAGATAAGGCCAATCTCGAAGAGATAACCATGAAAACTGTATGTAAGCAAGTCTATGCAAAATATCCAGATTTTGATCTTACCGATAAAAAGGACTTTATAAAAGCTACAGTCAAAGCG CTAATCGCTGCTTAA
- the LOC106087304 gene encoding protein DEK isoform X2: MPMIILLREKENKSEESKATVDAADDKSIEKDKKATAEESDKSSTEKAAAASDEKIKNDTGAQNSDDCEKKDVEEKTDGAAESKKKAANEKEGSPTAGDEKKSNDIKKDKDSDADKNGNAEKKVSVDKEEKDEKDEKDEKDDEVEEAAEDDENVVALAEIDKINENINKTRVDGLQNLHAICFGSQGKNNVVKKNLRSFAGFEFEKDSAEYKKKFDSIKKLEMKALKSICEILSLERKGARDEIANRVLKFLMEPDESLCVEAPAEEEEIEEDDDGMEEDEPEPSEDEKRKSKSGGRSGGGSARSTSGRPRRATVGKKTSAYVDFSSSEEETARKVIPTKRRRNDDSESGSDYNPSGNSDSDAGKRKSVGAPRGAGRGRPARKARRKNSDSEEESEVSDAESDVPKRKRASTGSGKRGRPSAAGRGRGRASGANKSKPKRKDSESEEEEVSEDEEEEEMSELGSDQSVEEDKSKKNKKPVTPAKSPKANNKTPPKSAVRPKKAKKAVSEDDKDDSDEDEPLNKKGKASFPTDEQIRAYVKEILDKANLEEITMKTVCKQVYAKYPDFDLTDKKDFIKATVKALIAA, from the exons ATGCCAATGATAATATTGTTACGA gaaaaagaaaataaaagcgaGGAATCAAAAGCAACAGTGGATGCTGCCGATGACAAATCAATCGAAAAAGATAAAAAGGCAACTGCTGAGGAAAGCGACAAATCCTCCACTGAAAAAGCGGCAGCGGCAAGTgacgaaaaaatcaaaaatgacaCCGGTGCACAAAATAGTGATGATTGTGAAAAGAAAGATGTAGAAG AAAAAACTGACGGTGCAGCCGAATCGAAGAAGAAGGCAGCAAATGAAAAAGAAGGTTCCCCAACTGCTGGcgatgaaaaaaaatcaaatgatattAAAAAAGATAAAGATAGCGATGCTGACAAGAACGGCAATGCGGAAAAAAAGGTATCAGTGGATAAGGAGGAAAAGGATGAGAAGGATGAGAAGGACGAGAAGGATGACGAAGTTGAAGAAGCAGCTGAGGATGATGAAAACGTTGTCGCACTAGCTGAAATCGATAAAATTAATGAGAATATTAACAAAACCAGAGTAGATGGTCTCCAGAATCTCCAtgcg atTTGTTTTGGTTCCCAAGGAAAAAATAATGTGGTAAAGAAAAATTTGCGCTCATTTGCCGGGTTTGAATTCGAAAAAGATTCTGCcgaatataaaaagaaattcgATTCGATTAAAAAACTAGAAATGAAAGccttaaaaagtatttgtgaaatcTTATCACTGGAACGCAAAG GAGCAAGAGATGAAATTGCAAACCGCGTTTTAAAATTTCTCATGGAGCCTGATGAATCTTTATGTGTAGAAGCACCCGCTGAGGAAGAGGAAATTGAAGAGGATGacgatggaatggaagaagatGAACCCGAACCAAGTGAAGATGAAAAACGCAAAAGCAAATCAGGTGGAAGGTCTGGTGGTGGTAGTGCACGTTCTACATCCGGACGTCCACGTAGGGCCACTGTAGGTAAAA AAACATCTGCATATGTGGACTTCTCTAGTTCAGAGGAAGAAACTGCTCGTAAAGTAATACCTACCAAACGTAGACGAAACGACGATTCTGAATCTGGTTCCGAT TACAACCCTTCTGGAAATTCTGATTCTGATGCTGGCAAACGTAAATCTGTTGGAGCTCCAAGAGGAGCAGGAAGAGGAAGACCTGCTCGCAAAGCTCGTCGAAAAAATTCAGATTCGGAAGAAGAATCAGAGGTTTCAGACGCCGAAAGCGAT gTTCCCAAGCGCAAGCGGGCATCAACTGGGTCCGGAAAACGTGGTCGTCCATCTGCAGCAGGTCGAGGACGAGGTCGTGCTAGCGGTGCTAATAAGTCCAAGCCAAAGCGCAAGGATTCGGAAAGCGAAGAGGAGGAAGTGTCTGAAgatgaggaagaagaagaaatgtCTGAATTGGGTAGTGATCAAAGTGTG GAAGAGGATAAAtcgaaaaagaacaaaaaacctGTAACACCTGCGAAAAGTCCAAAAGCCAATAACAAGACTCCTCCAAAAT CGGCAGTTCGTCCTAAAAAGGCTAAGAAAGCGGTATCGGAAGATGACAAAGATGATAGCGATGAGGATGAACCGCTAAATAAAAAGGGCAAAGCTTCATTCCCCACG GATGAACAAATTCGTGCTTACGTTAAAGAAATTCTAGATAAGGCCAATCTCGAAGAGATAACCATGAAAACTGTATGTAAGCAAGTCTATGCAAAATATCCAGATTTTGATCTTACCGATAAAAAGGACTTTATAAAAGCTACAGTCAAAGCG CTAATCGCTGCTTAA
- the LOC106087297 gene encoding flap endonuclease 1, with the protein MGILGLSKLIADVCPQAIKESDIKNYFGRKVAIDASMCLYQFLIAVRAEGAQLTSVDGETTSHLMGMFYRTIRLLENGIKPVYVFDGKPPDLKSGELAKRAERREEAQKALQAATEAGNEADMDKFNRRLVRVTKEHAKEAKELLKLMGVPYVDAPCEAEAQCAALVKAGKVYATATEDMDALTFGSSVLLRHLTFSEARKMPVKEFHHSKILEGIGLTSKEFIDLCILLGCDYCEGIKGVGPKRAMELIDSYRDIETILENIDRQKYTVPDDWNYQIARELFVNPEVEDPENVDLKWSEPDEDGLVKFLCGDRQFNEDRVRSGAKKILKSKQSQTQGRLDSFFKVLPSTNTTPKRKAVDDKKNASQKKAKGAAGGGSNRGRRPR; encoded by the exons ATGGGAATTCTTGGTCTTTCGAAGTTAATAGCGGACGTGTGTCCCCAAGCCATAAAGGAGAGTGACATCAAAAATTATTTCGGCCGGAAAGTAGCTATCGATGCTTCCATGTGTTTGTACCAATTTCTAATAGCTGTGAGAGCGGAAGGAGCTCAACTTACATCAGTTGATGGCGAAACGACATCCCATTTGATGGGAATGTTTTACCGCACAATTCGTCTATTAGAGAATGGAATAAAGCCGGTTTATGTTTTTGATGGTAAACCCCCGGACCTAAAGTCCGGGGAGTTAGCAAAACGTGCGGAGCGTCGCGAGGAAGCACAAAAAGCGCTACAGGCAGCTACTGAAGCGGGCAATGAAGCGGACATGGACAAATTCAATAGACGCTTGGTGAGAGTAACAAAAGAACATGCGAAGGAAGCAAAAGAACTGCTAAAACTAATGGGCGTTCCATATGTCGATGCTCCATGCGAAGCCGAGGCACAATGCGCAGCATTGGTAAAAGCGGGCAAAGTATATGCCACTGCGACTGAAGATATGGATGCCCTGACGTTTGGATCTTCAGTTCTGTTACGGCATTTAACTTTCAGTGAAGCTCGAAAGATGCCTGTGAAAGAGTTTCATCATAGTAAGATTTTGGAAGGCATTGGTCTGACCAGCAAAGAGTTTATTGACCTATGTATCCTACTTGGATGTGATTACTGTGAAGGCATCAAAGGTGTTGGGCCAAAGAGAGCAATGGAACTTATCGATAGCTATCGAGACATTGAGacaattttggaaaatattgatCGTCAAAAGTATACAGTACCAGATGATTGGAACTACCAAATAGCTAGAGAATTATTTGTCAATCCTGAAGTAGAGGACCCTGAAAATGTGGAC CTTAAATGGTCCGAACCAGATGAAGATGGTTTGGTTAAATTCCTATGTGGCGATCGTCAATTTAATGAGGACCGCGTTAGATCGGGAgcaaaaaagattttaaaatcaAAGCAATCACAAACTCAGGGACGCTTGGATAGTTTCTTTAAAGTGTTGCCTTCTACAAACACAACACCAAAACGAAAGGCTGTCGATGATAAAAAGAATGCCAGCCAAAAGAAGGCAAAAGGTGCAGCTGGTGGTGGCTCTAATCGGGGAAGACGTCCACGATAG